The following coding sequences lie in one Rutidosis leptorrhynchoides isolate AG116_Rl617_1_P2 chromosome 6, CSIRO_AGI_Rlap_v1, whole genome shotgun sequence genomic window:
- the LOC139855845 gene encoding uncharacterized protein → MAGNSIKTVAKTVSEFQYPWRDKLAKYKDELSKGVWGYWQLGAWKPLGISARRRARLRKEVLLAGEDWPYDPARKEMRTKRKGHKCDRISAEKRANTAELMKKMPQMLADYRKRKWEKKMNEEDAAAKKS, encoded by the coding sequence ATGGCTGGAAATTCAATCAAAACTGTTGCAAAAACCGTCAGTGAATTCCAATATCCATGGCGAGACAAATTAGCAAAATACAAAGACGAACTCTCAAAGGGTGTTTGGGGCTATTGGCAACTCGGGGCATGGAAGCCACTTGGGATTAGTGCTCGGCGTAGAGCCCGTCTTCGTAAAGAAGTTTTGTTAGCTGGGGAAGATTGGCCCTATGATCCTGCACGTAAGGAAATGAGGACCAAAAGAAAAGGTCACAAATGTGACAGAATATCAGCAGAAAAACGAGCAAACACCGCTGAATTAATGAAGAAAATGCCTCAGATGCTTGCAGATTACAGAAAGAGGAAGTGGGAGAAGAAGATGAATGAAGAGGATGCTGCAGCTAAGAAATCATAG